From Paenibacillus sp. V4I7, one genomic window encodes:
- a CDS encoding AraC family transcriptional regulator codes for MDIPYSLGEKSAVPLCKFISIWKVQANDTYQVTKSAGFVTPGLFITYEGNGVISLADDRFDLYPGSFFLVQDAIPCTYNCQNNNWKFYFIDFSSLDMAHFLHLPVGEILSTAKLAEALQLSEKIIETLIAQPTGYAYSANILLQEVLLLFAREQSFFAAPNHTEMDRILYYMHKNLNKPMQIDELVQKSGLSRTYFFARFRSMTGHSPTSYMLKLKLESAKVSLETTNLPVKEIAAALHFYDEFHFSKLFKKHYGMPPSVFRRQ; via the coding sequence ATGGATATTCCCTATAGCTTAGGAGAAAAGTCAGCCGTTCCCCTTTGCAAGTTTATTTCCATTTGGAAAGTTCAAGCCAACGACACCTATCAAGTAACTAAAAGTGCGGGATTTGTTACACCCGGGCTTTTTATTACTTATGAAGGAAATGGTGTCATCTCCCTAGCCGATGACCGATTTGACTTGTACCCCGGCTCCTTTTTCCTCGTACAAGATGCCATTCCTTGTACATACAACTGCCAGAATAACAATTGGAAATTTTACTTTATTGACTTCAGCAGCTTGGACATGGCGCACTTCCTCCATCTTCCTGTTGGAGAAATTTTATCTACGGCGAAGTTGGCCGAAGCCCTTCAATTAAGCGAAAAAATCATTGAAACCCTGATCGCACAACCCACTGGTTACGCTTATTCAGCCAACATCCTGCTGCAGGAAGTGCTGCTCCTTTTCGCAAGGGAACAGTCGTTTTTTGCTGCGCCTAACCATACCGAGATGGACAGAATCCTCTACTATATGCACAAAAACTTAAACAAACCTATGCAAATTGATGAGCTTGTGCAAAAGAGCGGTTTGTCACGCACCTACTTCTTCGCTCGTTTTCGTTCCATGACCGGACATTCTCCAACCAGCTATATGCTTAAACTAAAGTTAGAGTCGGCCAAAGTTTCGCTTGAAACGACTAACTTACCAGTCAAGGAAATAGCAGCAGCTCTGCATTTCTATGATGAGTTTCACTTCTCAAAGCTCTTTAAGAAGCACTATGGCATGCCGCCTAGCGTTTTTCGCCGACAATAA
- a CDS encoding phytanoyl-CoA dioxygenase family protein, whose product MAARASSWGANEDLPALLNVLNGDHIMHFFDELLGEPSLTYHYKWLRAVGKGDFTGAHYDIVYMGRGTEKVYTVWSPLGDVSYEMGGLAICLGSHRFEDLKQSYGTKDSDRDGIGHYTDDPLVITEKFSGKWATTTFEAGDVLIFGMYLLHCSLENTTNQYRISVDARYQSVNEKVDERWSGKKPRGHDQ is encoded by the coding sequence ATGGCAGCAAGAGCATCTTCATGGGGGGCGAATGAGGACCTGCCGGCTTTGCTTAATGTTTTAAACGGGGATCATATCATGCACTTTTTTGATGAACTCCTTGGGGAACCCTCGCTTACGTATCATTACAAATGGCTCCGGGCGGTAGGCAAGGGTGATTTTACTGGAGCCCATTATGATATTGTTTATATGGGAAGAGGTACAGAGAAAGTCTATACGGTTTGGTCGCCACTAGGGGATGTATCTTATGAAATGGGCGGACTTGCAATTTGCCTTGGATCTCATCGTTTCGAAGACTTGAAACAGTCTTACGGGACGAAGGATTCAGATCGTGACGGTATTGGACATTATACCGATGATCCGCTGGTTATTACGGAAAAATTCAGCGGGAAATGGGCTACAACAACGTTTGAAGCAGGAGATGTTCTCATCTTCGGCATGTATTTGCTTCATTGTTCGCTAGAAAACACAACGAACCAATATCGGATCAGCGTAGATGCGAGATATCAATCGGTCAATGAGAAGGTTGATGAGAGATGGAGCGGTAAAAAGCCGCGAGGTCACGATCAATGA
- a CDS encoding cytochrome ubiquinol oxidase subunit I, with product MPTYDSVFYSRLLTETTLAFHIIFATIGVGVPVMIMLAELASIKRKDPYYALLARRWARGFIITVAIGVVTGTAIGLQLSLLWPKFMEIAGQAIALPLFLETFAFFIEAIFLGIYLYTWERLKPKHHLLLLVPVVIGSSASAFFITTVNAFMNTPQGFTLKDGLITNVQPILAMFNPSMPTKVAHVLSSAYMTSAFILAAIAAYSLLRKKGDTLYAKKALKLTVTAGLVFAITTAMIGDLSAKFLAHTQPEKLAAAEWHFETSTNAPLVLGGILTENNEVKYALKIPYALSILAGGTPETEVKGLNDIPKDLRPPLYVHYFFDAMVAIGMFVIVVGICHMWYARKKSRKPYPRWLLAIIVGCGPLSMLGIQCGWFYAEVGRQPWILRGYMKVADAATTSQDVDTMLLLFCLLYIVLAMTAVKVLSKLFRKNDVADELIALGIFGGRTKE from the coding sequence ATGCCTACCTACGATTCTGTATTTTATAGCCGCCTACTCACTGAGACCACACTGGCATTTCATATCATTTTCGCTACCATCGGTGTTGGCGTTCCGGTCATGATCATGTTGGCTGAGTTAGCCAGCATTAAACGTAAAGATCCCTATTATGCATTGCTGGCACGAAGATGGGCTCGGGGATTCATTATCACCGTTGCTATTGGGGTGGTTACTGGTACTGCTATCGGGCTTCAACTCAGCTTGTTGTGGCCAAAATTCATGGAGATTGCTGGGCAAGCTATTGCGCTTCCGTTATTTCTAGAAACTTTTGCCTTTTTCATCGAGGCTATCTTCTTAGGCATTTATTTATATACATGGGAACGATTAAAACCTAAACATCATCTGTTACTACTCGTGCCTGTTGTCATCGGGTCCTCTGCTTCAGCATTTTTTATTACGACTGTAAATGCATTCATGAATACGCCGCAAGGCTTTACTCTAAAAGATGGCTTGATTACAAATGTCCAGCCGATTCTAGCTATGTTTAATCCATCAATGCCAACTAAAGTGGCACATGTACTTTCCTCAGCCTATATGACCAGCGCATTCATCTTGGCTGCTATAGCGGCCTACTCCCTTCTAAGGAAAAAAGGGGACACTTTATATGCCAAGAAAGCTTTAAAGCTGACTGTTACTGCTGGGCTCGTTTTCGCCATAACCACGGCAATGATCGGTGATCTATCAGCAAAATTCCTAGCTCATACTCAGCCCGAAAAACTTGCCGCAGCCGAGTGGCATTTCGAAACATCAACGAATGCCCCGCTCGTTCTTGGTGGTATTTTGACTGAAAATAATGAGGTTAAATATGCGTTGAAAATTCCGTATGCATTAAGTATTTTGGCAGGCGGAACTCCCGAAACCGAAGTAAAAGGACTGAATGATATTCCGAAAGATCTCCGTCCTCCATTGTACGTGCATTATTTCTTTGACGCCATGGTTGCTATAGGGATGTTTGTGATTGTCGTTGGCATTTGTCATATGTGGTACGCACGCAAAAAATCCCGTAAACCTTATCCGAGATGGCTTCTAGCGATTATTGTTGGGTGTGGTCCTCTTTCCATGCTAGGCATCCAATGTGGATGGTTTTACGCGGAGGTTGGCCGCCAACCATGGATTCTACGCGGATATATGAAGGTAGCAGACGCCGCTACAACTTCACAAGACGTGGATACGATGTTACTGCTGTTCTGTTTACTTTATATCGTTTTAGCAATGACCGCAGTAAAAGTATTATCCAAACTTTTCAGAAAAAACGATGTTGCAGATGAACTGATTGCACTTGGTATTTTCGGGGGGAGGACCAAAGAATGA
- a CDS encoding cytochrome d ubiquinol oxidase subunit II has protein sequence MSLELVGITVLWIFLYGYLIVASIDFGAGFFSYYSVITMKQHIIHKIIERYLSPVWEVTNVFLVFFYIGMIGFFPETARYYGTALLVPGSVAIILLAIRGAYYAFSNYGSKDNKWYMLLYGATGLLIPATLSTVLTISEGGIIVEQNGMILLDWSKLLRSPYTWSVILLSLVSVLYISSMFLSYYAYRAKDFPAFRILRGYALFWSGPTILASLLVFFAINQQNPEHFRNMLNLGWMFGASFLCFLVAVYFLWKQIKLGLAFILVLLQFAFAFFGYGKAHLPYILFPYISIHENFTNQAMGTALVIAFIAGLVILIPSLFLLMRLFLFDADYVQGKFKKKGD, from the coding sequence ATGAGTCTAGAACTTGTTGGCATAACTGTTTTGTGGATCTTTTTATACGGATATTTAATTGTAGCGTCCATAGACTTTGGTGCGGGTTTCTTCAGTTATTATTCAGTTATTACGATGAAACAGCATATCATTCATAAGATCATTGAAAGATATTTATCTCCTGTCTGGGAAGTTACCAATGTATTCTTAGTTTTCTTCTACATCGGTATGATTGGATTCTTCCCAGAAACAGCACGTTATTATGGGACCGCGTTACTTGTACCAGGCAGTGTGGCGATCATATTGCTAGCCATAAGAGGAGCCTACTACGCTTTCAGCAACTATGGTTCCAAGGATAACAAATGGTACATGCTGCTCTATGGAGCAACTGGCTTGCTCATCCCTGCAACCCTTTCTACGGTGCTTACCATTTCTGAAGGGGGAATCATCGTTGAACAGAACGGCATGATTTTGCTAGATTGGAGTAAGTTACTTAGGAGTCCTTATACGTGGTCGGTCATCTTGCTGTCGCTAGTGAGCGTCCTTTATATCTCGTCCATGTTCCTTTCCTACTATGCCTATAGAGCAAAAGACTTTCCCGCTTTTAGAATTTTACGAGGCTATGCTCTTTTCTGGAGCGGACCCACTATTCTTGCAAGTCTGCTTGTCTTTTTCGCCATAAACCAGCAAAACCCAGAACATTTCCGCAACATGCTTAACCTTGGATGGATGTTCGGAGCATCATTTCTCTGCTTTTTAGTTGCCGTCTACTTCCTATGGAAACAAATCAAGCTAGGTCTAGCGTTCATATTGGTGCTTTTGCAATTTGCTTTTGCTTTCTTTGGTTATGGTAAAGCCCATTTACCGTATATTTTATTTCCATACATCTCCATTCACGAAAATTTTACGAATCAAGCAATGGGAACTGCGCTAGTCATCGCCTTTATTGCAGGGCTTGTTATTCTAATCCCATCTCTGTTTCTGCTTATGCGTCTATTTCTTTTTGATGCTGATTATGTACAAGGTAAATTTAAAAAGAAGGGTGATTAA